The stretch of DNA TCCTAGCGGCGGGGGTGGAGTCAGTGTCGCGCTACCGGGACTGGGCCGGTGCCGGGGAAACCGACGCCGGCACCCACAACCCGCTCTTCGACGCAGCCGGGAAGCGCACCGCGGCCCGCGCGTCCTCGAACACCCCTTGGACCGACCCGCGGCTGGGCGCCCGGATGCCGGACGTGTACATCGCCATGGGCCAGACGGCGGAGAATGTCGCCACGAGCCACGGCATCAGCCGCGCGGAGCAGGACGCCTGGGCCGTGCTCAGCCAGAACCGGACCGAAGCCGCCATCGCTTCCGGGTTCTACGCCCGCGAAATCACGCCGTACCGGAGGAAGGACGGCACCGTCGTCGACCGGGACGATTCCCCGCGGGCAGCTGTGACGCTCGGGTCGGTCAGTACGCTGCAGCCGGTGTTCCGGGCCGAAGGCACCGTGACGGCAGGCAATGCCTGCCCGCTCAACGACGGCGCGGCCGCCGTCGTCGTCATGAGCGACGCGCGGGCCCGCGAACTGGGGCTGGACCCGCTGGCGCGGATCGTCTGCACCGCAGTCAGCGCGCTGTCCCCCGAACTGATGGGCATGGGGCCGGTCGAGGCCACCCGACGGGCGCTGCAACTAGCCGGGCTCAAGATCGGGGATATCGACCTCGTGGAGCTCAACGAGGCCTTCGCGGTCCAGGTCGTGGCGAGCGCACGGGAACTCGGCGTCGACCCGGAGAGGCTCAACGTCCACGGCGGGGCGATTGCGCTGGGGCACCCCTTCGGCATGACCGGCGCCCGGATGACCACGACCCTGCTGAACGGGCTCCGGGAACGGGACGGACACCTGGGCCTCGCCACGCTGTGCGTCGGCGGCGGCCAGGGCATGGCGGTCATCCTGGAGCGGCTCAGCTGACGCTCCGCAGACCAGGGTGGCGCCGGGGTTACTCGTCGCCGCGGAGGATTGCCAGCAGGCGGATGATCTCGACGTAGAGCCACACCAGGGTAACGGTGAGGCCGAAGGCCGCGGTCCAGGAAAAGCGCTGCGGGGCGCCGCTGCGGACGCCGGCTTCGATGCTGGTGAAGTCCATGATCAGCGAGAAGGCGGCCAGGCCGATCGCCAACAGGCCGATGAACACGCCCAGCGGGATACCGAAGATCTCGACGCTGGTGCGCAGGCCGAAGGGGGAATTTACGGCGCCGGTCCACATCATGACCATGTTGATGAGCGCAAAGACCGCGTAGCCGATCATGGCGATCATAAAGAACCGCATGACCTTCGGTGTCGCCCTCACCTTGCCGCTCTTGAACAGTACGAGGGTCACGGCGAAGACGGAGAGCGTACCGATGACGGCCTGCAGGCCGACTCCGGGGAACATCCCGTCCAGGACGCGGGTCAGTCCGCCGAGGAAGAGTCCCTCCAGGCCCGCATACGCCAGGATCAGCGCCGGTGAAGGCTGCTTCTTGAACGTGTTGACGAGGCCGAGGACAAAGCCGCCCAGCGCGCCGGCGAG from Arthrobacter sp. PAMC25564 encodes:
- a CDS encoding Bax inhibitor-1/YccA family protein; this translates as MALGGNPIFNGKNFRGAIQAPPAPQAYGQGSYGQNAYGQGQFGQVPGRAPGQVMDAQGGWSAARQGMTQEQLQQMYNRPAAGPADTGRMTFDDVIVKTAACLGVLIAGAAVTLLVAQGPAMMLMLAGALGGFVLGLVNTFKKQPSPALILAYAGLEGLFLGGLTRVLDGMFPGVGLQAVIGTLSVFAVTLVLFKSGKVRATPKVMRFFMIAMIGYAVFALINMVMMWTGAVNSPFGLRTSVEIFGIPLGVFIGLLAIGLAAFSLIMDFTSIEAGVRSGAPQRFSWTAAFGLTVTLVWLYVEIIRLLAILRGDE
- a CDS encoding acetyl-CoA C-acetyltransferase translates to MPEAVIVSTARSPIGRAFKGSLKDERPDDLAAAMVAAALAKLPSFDAQAGPGQGLDDLYLGCAEPSGEAGSNMARVVTILAGLDNVPAATINRFCASSLQTLRMAFHAVKAGEGQAFLAAGVESVSRYRDWAGAGETDAGTHNPLFDAAGKRTAARASSNTPWTDPRLGARMPDVYIAMGQTAENVATSHGISRAEQDAWAVLSQNRTEAAIASGFYAREITPYRRKDGTVVDRDDSPRAAVTLGSVSTLQPVFRAEGTVTAGNACPLNDGAAAVVVMSDARARELGLDPLARIVCTAVSALSPELMGMGPVEATRRALQLAGLKIGDIDLVELNEAFAVQVVASARELGVDPERLNVHGGAIALGHPFGMTGARMTTTLLNGLRERDGHLGLATLCVGGGQGMAVILERLS